The proteins below come from a single Mya arenaria isolate MELC-2E11 chromosome 6, ASM2691426v1 genomic window:
- the LOC128239414 gene encoding uncharacterized protein LOC128239414, whose protein sequence is MESTQSATGTVSEKATSLKIRYRGTQAYGQLDNLSISYQPTKWPTFAQGSKILATAEVKPVTFEAFQGVYFSQHSTFINKPKKNKNQFGPGRSKRVQRGGIRQNIFSNDGKDRPKVNSPSENSETRREDNVESGPIVSHSAQQSLTAVTLKSPKGEMDRDTVDVQLLREGAQFEEGRHLQATVKSKTCVEGNNSMMSHPRTNTKGQLMGDLTSNGSIAAPISLKTGDSGFYDQYATNSARSSEFCSLLSPSVELDGGTLEVQELREHVLLEETKPEQVREENIISEKHEKKLMLQKQTITGAQLKEDLAPDDSATTSVSLEPDASASYKLNSEKEITQSHVRNIVADESLEMLMIFQSEAQAITDRQLTKISSATADLCIQDKQHLISSTGDTGSCKGKKDFVILHADCDTGRSHDYKEHLEDITRDANINPPLSVDLYSSIDVNKPGLQGLKALYDKYRYILVFVTRAFEYDNYAKFQNEIVQTFGLQSGSECAYRVLPVWREYEKSHSTIIALKCLPGFPYVWFVSKPAMKRSYIDIVKTTVVKSRLEIP, encoded by the exons ATGGAGTCCACACAATCTGCCACGGGTACTGTCTCTGAAAAGGCCACAAGTCTCAAGATTAGATACAGAGGAACACAGGCGTATGGACAACTTGACAATCTATCAATCTCTTATCAGCCTACCAAATGGCCAACCTTTGCCCAAGGATCGAAGATTTTAGCGACAGCGGAGGTAAAACCTGTGACATTTGAGGCATTCCAAGGCGTATATTTTAGTCAACATTCTACTTTTATCAATAAaccaaagaaaaataaaaaccagTTTGGACCTGGAAGGTCAAAGAGAGTACAGAGAGGCGGTATAAGGCAAAATATTTTCTCAAACGATGGCAAAGACAGACCTAAAGTTAATTCGCCATCAGAAAATTCCGAAACCAGGCGGGAAGACAATGTTGAGTCTGGACCTATTGTATCGCATTCAGCACAACAATCCTTAACAGCTGTTACTCTCAAGTCACCAAAAGGCGAAATGGACAGAGATACTGTAGATGTGCAATTGCTCAGAGAGGGTGCTCAGTTCGAAGAAGGAAGACATCTCCAAGCAACAGTAAAAAGCAAAACATGTGTAGAAGGCAATAACTCAATGATGAGTCACCCGCGCACAAACACGAAAGGACAACTAATGGGCGACCTTACATCTAATGGCAGCATAGCAGCACCCATTTCCTTGAAAACAGGTGACTCTGGGTTTTATGACCAATATGCAACGAATTCAGCACGTTCCTCAGAATTTTGTTCTCTTCTTTCCCCATCGGTCGAACTAGATGGAGGGACATTAGAGGTGCAAGAACTCAGAGAGCATGTTCTGTTAGAAGAGACAAAACCTGAACAGGTCAGAGAAGAGAACATCATTTCTGAAAAGCACGAAAAGAAACTGATGCTTCAAAAGCAGACTATTACCGGAGCTCAATTAAAAGAAGACCTGGCACCTGATGACAGTGCAACAACATCCGTTTCTTTGGAACCAGATGCCAGTGCTTCCTATAAACTAAATTCAGAAAAAGAAATAACTCAAAGCCATGTTAGAAACATTGTAGCAGATGAATCTCTAGAGATGTTGATGATTTTTCAATCAGAGGCACAAGCAATCACAGATCGGCAGTTGACAAAGATCAGCTCTGCTACTGCTGACCTTTGCATTCAGGATAAGCAGCATTTAATATCGTCTACGGGTGACACTGGATCATGTAAAG GAAAGAAAGACTTTGTGATTCTTCATGCAGATTGCGATACAGGTCGTTCACACGATTACAAGGAACACCTAGAGGATATAACCAGAGATGCCAACATTAACCCACCGTTGTCTGTTGACTTGTACAGCAGCATCGATGTAAATAAACCAGGACTACAAGGACTAAAGGCTTTGTACGACAAATACAGATACATTCTTGTTTTTGTGACACGTGCATTTGAATACGATAATTACGCTAAGTTTCAGAATGAAATTGTTCAGACTTTCGGTTTACAAAGTGGTTCTGAGTGCGCTTACCGTGTGTTGCCAGTTTGGAGAGAGTACGAAAAAAGTCATAGTACGATAATTGCTTTAAAGTGTCTTCCAGGATTTCCGTATGTATGGTTTGTTAGTAAACCAGCAATGAAGAGAAGTTATATCGATATTGTGAAAACCACTGTTGTAAAGTCAAGACTTGAGATCCCATAG